Proteins from a genomic interval of Microbacterium phyllosphaerae:
- a CDS encoding YlbL family protein codes for MDRTRSVKLGLGVWAPIVALIALVVLTFLPTPYVIQRPGPVYDTLGTAAGADGEQIPLIHVEGAETFETAGTLDLTTVQVVGNRERTPSWFELALAWMDPSRAVVPLDSVFPEGVTTEQRDERNATMMVDSQHEATAAALNELGYDTGAEVAVVDVVEDAPATGVLQADDVITAIDGTAVTSAKQLRQAIQDAGGDPVELTVDRGGDEKVVEVTPEKQVDGDVTTWLIGVTLRTDYDFEVDVTLQLDNVGGPSAGMMFALGIIDTLTEGELNGGENVAGTGTIEADGTVGPIGGIRQKLYGARDAGADWFLAPSSNCDEVTGHVPDGLTVISTSTLEESLDALEVIANGGDVDSLPTCDVVTSP; via the coding sequence GTGGATCGAACACGGTCTGTGAAGCTCGGACTCGGTGTCTGGGCGCCGATCGTCGCGTTGATCGCGCTCGTCGTGCTGACCTTCCTGCCCACCCCGTACGTGATCCAGCGGCCGGGCCCCGTGTACGACACCCTCGGCACCGCCGCGGGTGCCGACGGCGAACAGATCCCGCTCATCCATGTCGAGGGCGCCGAGACGTTCGAGACCGCCGGCACGCTCGACCTCACGACCGTCCAGGTGGTCGGCAACCGCGAGCGCACGCCGAGTTGGTTCGAGCTGGCTCTCGCGTGGATGGACCCCTCTCGCGCCGTCGTCCCCCTCGACTCCGTGTTCCCCGAAGGCGTCACCACAGAGCAGCGCGACGAGCGCAATGCGACGATGATGGTCGACTCGCAGCACGAGGCGACGGCAGCGGCACTGAACGAACTCGGCTACGACACCGGCGCCGAGGTCGCGGTGGTCGACGTGGTCGAGGATGCGCCCGCGACGGGCGTCCTCCAGGCCGACGACGTCATCACCGCGATCGACGGCACGGCGGTGACCTCGGCGAAGCAGTTGCGACAGGCCATCCAGGATGCCGGGGGAGACCCCGTCGAGCTCACGGTGGATCGTGGAGGCGACGAGAAGGTCGTCGAGGTGACGCCCGAGAAGCAGGTCGACGGCGACGTGACCACCTGGCTGATCGGTGTCACCCTGCGCACGGACTACGACTTCGAGGTCGACGTCACACTCCAGCTCGACAACGTCGGCGGTCCGAGCGCGGGGATGATGTTCGCACTGGGCATCATCGACACGCTGACCGAGGGCGAGCTCAACGGCGGCGAGAACGTGGCGGGTACCGGGACGATCGAGGCCGACGGCACGGTCGGGCCCATCGGCGGCATCCGCCAGAAGCTCTACGGCGCGCGGGATGCGGGGGCGGACTGGTTCCTCGCACCCAGCTCGAACTGCGACGAGGTCACCGGTCACGTGCCCGACGGGCTGACCGTGATCAGCACCTCGACTCTCGAAGAATCCCTCGACGCGCTCGAAGTGATCGCGAACGGCGGCGACGTCGACTCGCTCCCGACATGCGACGTCGTGACCTCCCCGTGA
- a CDS encoding zinc-dependent metalloprotease has protein sequence MSDNEPTPEDFQEFLRRMMSGQGGGDIDPEALQNAFAGMDGIQIDPAMMQTIMSQLQGAFGGDAWENALRQALHIANRDGLGITDGSRGSLVDSFALADLWLGEATTISELAEAPKAMTRGEWVEATLPVWKEIAGPVSTSIADALTSALDTQVPEDMREVVQGAGKLMRGLGGSVFAAQFGQVLGNLSLEVVSGGDVGIPVLPAGTAAVIPQNLTAFGDGLEIPEDQITLYLATRELAYARLYRHAKWLHLHVMAQITDFARGVTVDVDALEDVASRLDPSNPEELRAAIEGGALLPTQTEAQRESLARLENLVATIDGWVDVVTAQATSRLPDGARIAEAARRRRAVGGPAEDALGALVGLKLRPRRLREASAMWQAVTDGVGIAGRDALWDYPDLMPTSDDIDDPSKLVARLQATARGEQPVADEFDEALARLLDGDDFSGEQPSPTGDASTSDDAGDDDGTGGDRPV, from the coding sequence ATGTCAGACAACGAACCGACCCCCGAGGACTTCCAGGAGTTCCTCCGACGAATGATGTCCGGCCAGGGCGGCGGAGACATCGACCCCGAGGCGCTGCAGAACGCCTTCGCGGGGATGGACGGGATCCAGATCGACCCGGCGATGATGCAGACGATCATGTCGCAGCTCCAGGGCGCCTTCGGCGGCGATGCATGGGAGAACGCGCTGCGTCAGGCCCTGCACATCGCGAACCGCGACGGGCTCGGCATCACCGACGGCTCCCGGGGTTCGCTCGTCGACTCGTTCGCGCTCGCCGACCTCTGGCTCGGCGAGGCCACGACGATCTCCGAACTCGCCGAGGCGCCCAAGGCGATGACCCGAGGCGAGTGGGTCGAAGCGACCCTCCCGGTGTGGAAGGAGATCGCCGGCCCCGTCTCGACGAGCATCGCCGACGCTCTCACCAGTGCCCTCGACACGCAGGTGCCGGAAGACATGCGCGAGGTGGTGCAGGGAGCCGGCAAGCTCATGCGCGGGCTCGGCGGATCGGTGTTCGCCGCCCAGTTCGGACAGGTGCTCGGCAACCTCTCGCTCGAGGTCGTGTCGGGAGGCGACGTCGGCATCCCCGTGCTGCCGGCGGGAACCGCTGCCGTCATCCCGCAGAACCTGACGGCGTTCGGCGACGGACTCGAGATCCCGGAAGACCAGATCACGCTCTATCTGGCGACTCGCGAACTCGCGTACGCGCGCCTGTACCGCCACGCCAAGTGGCTGCACCTGCACGTGATGGCGCAGATCACGGACTTCGCCCGCGGCGTCACGGTGGACGTCGACGCCCTCGAAGACGTCGCGAGCCGCCTCGACCCGTCGAACCCCGAGGAACTCCGCGCAGCGATCGAGGGTGGAGCACTGCTTCCCACCCAGACCGAGGCTCAGCGCGAGTCCCTGGCGAGACTCGAGAACCTCGTCGCGACGATCGACGGCTGGGTCGACGTCGTCACCGCGCAGGCGACTTCTCGACTTCCCGACGGCGCGAGGATCGCCGAGGCCGCGCGCCGACGCCGCGCGGTGGGCGGACCGGCCGAAGACGCCCTCGGCGCGCTCGTCGGCCTGAAGCTGCGGCCGCGTCGACTGCGCGAGGCCTCGGCCATGTGGCAGGCGGTCACGGATGGCGTGGGGATCGCCGGACGCGACGCCCTCTGGGACTACCCCGACCTCATGCCGACCTCGGACGACATCGACGACCCTTCCAAGCTCGTCGCAAGGCTGCAGGCGACGGCCCGTGGCGAGCAGCCCGTCGCCGACGAGTTCGACGAGGCCCTCGCACGACTTCTGGACGGCGACGACTTCTCGGGAGAGCAGCCGAGTCCGACCGGTGATGCCTCGACGAGCGACGACGCCGGGGACGACGACGGCACCGGAGGCGACCGCCCGGTGTGA